The Haliaeetus albicilla chromosome 9, bHalAlb1.1, whole genome shotgun sequence genomic sequence CCCTCTTGCAACGTGAGACTCGCCAAGTTACAGCCTGGAATTCACAGGAAGTGTATTATTTCATAAATCAAAGAAATCAAAGATCGAGTGATTCATCAGGGCTTGAAAGTAAAAACTATATAATACCCACTGTGCAGCAGGGGTTCTGAAGAGTATAGAAATGAAACTTCAGTGCagggaaacacttttttatctttttttgctttttccttttttcttttttttaataatatggTCCACAGTAAGTCTCCAGAGAGGCCTGCAAAGAAACTTAATTTCAAAGGAGCACAACTGAGTAACAGTCTGTGAACACAAGCAGCCCAAAGAAAAATgtgccaaagaagaaaaaacaagtcaGACAGCTCGACAGCCTATGATTTTCAGTCCCCAAAGCAACTCTAAAGCAACCAAAACAACTCTTCCCTTCCATCAGGATATTGCCACATTAAATAAACCACACAGAACGTGTTGATGCAATTCAGCTCTACTTTTCTCCATCGTAACTGTaaatctgcagaaaacaaacGCTGACCGGCAAACATACCTTAATATCATGACAGTTCCTCTTTTCCAAAGGGAATGGTTGGTTATTGTACACCACGAATGGAGTCTAACCCAAATGGATTGTACCAACTCCTTCTTCTAAACCAAAGTATTATGTAACTCTTAATTAATGAATTACGACAGCATAGTTGACAACAATCTCACTGTAAAgttttttttagctttgtgGGTAAGCCATATTAGCAACGGACCCAGGAAGAAAGGTATTCGTTGTCCTGCTGTCCTCCCCCGGGGGAAACTCAAAAGCCTTTTTCTGAAGGGGAAGGAACAATCCTTCAGAGAACGTGATAGGtgaagcagagaggagaaacTTGGTGCTATTAACTTGGTGCCAGGCTCGGATATTTGGTATTCAAAAAGACGGATATTAATTGTTTTGAATCAcgcaggctggaagggacctcaggaggtctctagtccaatctcctgctcaaagcagggtcaacaTGAAGCCATAGCGGGTTGCTCAGCATTTTAACCTGCTTAGGCTCGACAccctccaaggacagagactgcACAATTCCGTAGATAACCTGCTCCAGTTCCTGACTGTCCTCATGGTGAAGAAGTTTTCCTTAAACCACTCTGAATCTTTCTTGTTTCAACTTACACCTGTTGCCTCTCATCCACCCAGCATGCACCCctgggaagagcctggctccttctcctccaTGACCTCCTCATCAGGCTGGGTGGCTGCTCTTAGGTTCCCTCAAAGccgtctcttctccaggctgagccaGACCCTGTCTCTACGCTCCCCGATGAGGAATGGGCTCTAGCCCTGACCGCCTTGGTGACTGCTGCTGAATTCACTCCAGTTTACCAAGTCTTTTTTGTACTGGGAGACAAGCGCCAGCCTGGAAGGTGAACTCTTAAAacttgtaattttctttttttttctatagacTCTAACTTCAAATAAGTGTTCTCAAAACCCAACAAGGCTTTGCTAAGAACTGGCCATCATGAAAAAGTCAGTAGATTACTGACATCAGTTAGAATAATGTCCTCTTATTCCACTATCTGTTGTATATAATCTAAGTTCTCAGGAGAAAATGTGATCTCATTGCTCAGATACAGAAAGACTAAACAAAGGGAGAACTTCCAAAGCTTTGGTTTTACCCATTTCTACAAAGTGATGAGAAGTTGCCAGCTGATGCAAAAGGTAGCTAGTTAATTCTGAAACTGGAAGATAACAGTCTTTCCAAAATCAATACTGAAAGTAATATAAATTTAATGCCAAACATCCCTATTCTTACTTTTTCCACCAAAGTtggaaattctttttaaaatgcgCTTAAAGAAGTGTTTGGAGATGTTCAGCCACAGTTGACTAACAGGTTAAAACAATGATTAAACTGCttcaaagcagtatttcttgATAAATTAGCAGCGcccttgaaaaattaattcctgttGAAAAGGGCCACCTCCTTGTGTATTGCTGACAGCACCAGTCCACACCAATTTCAGCAGGATTTGCGAGCGTGCAAGACCTGTCAGGTCAGTCCCCGTGCTAATAAACGAATACAGCGcgtttccatgaaaaaaaaaaattaaaaaaattaggacATAAATCTATCGGCCGAGGTTGTATTCCACTGCCGCCATTTGCTGCGACGGCAGCACGGGCTCGCCccgtggggtgggggagagggatgGATCAAATcccataatttaaaaaaaaaataaataaataagaatgaaTTAAGGTTTCAAAGACTCACTAACTACTAACGTTACTCGCAGGCTGCTCCCCGGGCGGGAACGGCAGCCGCCATCTTGCGGCCGCCCGGCCTCTCGCGGGATCGCggcccttctcctcctcctcctcctccccttcctctcccgCCCGGAACCCGGCTCGGCGTGGGCAGCCGCCGCCATGGAGTACCTGACGGGATCGCCGGCCCCCACTCAGGGCAACATGTAAGCGGCGGGTGGGCTCCGGGGGTCTGTTGGTCGGGTTTCGGCCGCAGGGTGTCCCGTTGCCGTGAGGGGGGGAAggaaccggggggggggggggcggctctCCTAGGCCACCgcttctctttaaaaagaaaatttaaattaaaaagcctGCGCCTACCTTCGGTTTCCCCCGCGGGTTCCCGTAGCGGTCCCCTCCGAGAGCGGAGTTGCTGTTTCTGACTGACTTTTCCTCCCTGTGTTCCAGCCTCTGCTGCCAGTGCGGCGTGCCCATCCCGCCCAACCCGGCCAACATGTGCGTGGGGTGCCTGCGGGCCCAGGTGGACATCACCGAGGGGATCCCCAAACAGGGGACCCTCCATTTCTGCAAGCAGTGCGAAAGGTGGGCAGCCGggcccctctccctctccccctaGCCCGGGAGAAGCGGGCCCTCTCGGTGTGGTGGCTGCGGCTGGAAAGCAGGGCCGCCGCCTGACAGACCTCTCGCCGCTGCGCATCTTCTGGCCTGGTCTCTTGAGGTTTTTCAGCAcgtttttgtatttctttccctgAGGAAGCAGAAGGCTGTGGGTGTGTAGGGTCTAGAAGAAATCAATGAGTGAGTGTATGgcccttgaaagaaaaaaaaaaagcaggcgAGTCGGTAAGGATGGCAGTAAAAGTGGGAATGCACTTGGAATGCGCAAATCTTAACGCTTAGGGAGGCAAAAGCTGTAGGTGCATAGTTGATACTAAACCTGAAAGCTTGGGAAATACCTGCTCATCTTTTGAGTGATTTAATTTGCTGAAGCAGCTTCAGTGTGCTATAAAACGCTTCCTGTATCGTAGGTATCTTCAGCCTCCAGGAACCTGGATTCAGTGTACCTTAGAATCAAGAGAGCTTCTTGCTTTGTGTCTTAAGAAAATCAAAGCTTCGCTGAGCAAGGTGAGTAGCCAATCCTATCGGTATTGCATGGCGTGTCTATTGGTATTGCATAAAGCGAAGTCCAGCTAACTTAAACAGGGTTCAATCCTTTTGGAGCAGCTGTTTGTCCTTGTGTAGAGCTGATCAACTCATTTATATTAAACATAGAATTTTGAACATGCTAGAATTTTGGACAATTTGGTAAGGACAGGCTCGGGTCTAACAAAAAATTTCCAAGCGTACTGAGGAGGCTCTTGCAGTGCGATTCTGTGACTTCAGAGCATACAGCGTGCTGCGCAATTGCTGCTGTATAGATGGGAGTTGAGCGTAATTAACCAAAGGAAGCTAACACGTTTTTAGTGCACCttcattttacagttttctttttacacatttttaaaattgtttatacAATTGCTCTTACTGATTTATGACGATATGAAAGAGGATTGCAGAGCTCTCTATGTAGACTAAACTGAAAGCCGCATGTTTAAGTTGAATAAAGTATCTCTTAGGTTCAGAATCTTACCAGATGAAAAAATCTGAGATAGTGGTTTaggcaaaaaaaattgttttgttacCGCAGTCATCAAGGTTTGAATTAGATTGCCTTGTCGGGCTTCTTGCTATTGGGTCCGTActtaaatatgcaaaatatctTTTGCTGCCGTAAATTTGCGTGCTTTTAGTTTTAGAGATTAAATTGGCTCTTAAGTCCTGAGGAAACCGTTATACTATCCAAATCCATCATTGCATGGCATCCAGAGATGCTGTTGAATAGTATATTCAGTTACTCTGGTGTGACAGTCTGAGGCTGCATCACCATTATTTTGGGTAGATCAGACTCTGTGTTCTAACTAAGCGTTATTAATTGGGTTTGGTATACTGATACATATGGTTTTAATTAAGGTTTTTCACCTCCTCAGTTGAGAAGCTGTGAACTACACCATAAGCTTCTGTTTTGTGGTAGTTAGAGGTGCATGTTTTTAACACATGTACTAGCACAACTGCTGGCAGTAGGTGAGTTCTTGTTCTCTCCCACTGGCAGGTCCGGCTGATTGATGCAGGCTTTATTTGGACCGAACCACATTCTAAGAGACTGAAGCTGAAACTGACTGTTCAGAAAGAGGTAATTGGAGTACAGTATTCTGCATGtggcttttaaaaacttttatggcaaaaagtatgaattattattattattactactactactacatTCTAGGTAAGTGGTTCTCTTTGGTAAAATCCAGCATGTGTTTACTGGCTGATCTTGAAAGAATATTGATTTCATCCTGCCTAAATTTTGTCATTGAAGTGCCATTCATTGCAGTTTGAAGAAGGTTATGGGCTGTTCCAGTAAAGCTGGGAAAATACTACTAATATATGTGACCCACATATAGCTGTCTGTCACATAGTTTTAGTATAGTATGGAAGTTATTTCAGAATGCTGTGGTAAACTAGCTGTCTTGACAGGACTAATGAGGAAGCCttttaaacttttgttttgcaggtgatAAATGGAGCGGTTCTTCAGCAAGTATTTGTGGTGGAATATATAGTTCAGTCTCAAATGTGTGAAGACTGTCATAGGATTGAAGCTAAGGATTTCTGGAAAGCTGTAGTGCAAGTCAGACAAAAGGTAGAGGCAAACTGAATTCTCCTTTGTTCATGGCAGAACCATCAGCCTGACAAGTATTTGGGTGGTTTTCTGATTTTGTCAGAAAAAGATGTACTCACACTAGCTCACTGCCACGGTGATACATTTTGTGTTcaaggtttggtttggtttggtttttttcttactgatcTTAGTTTAGAAAAACTTTCTCTTTGCTGTCCAGTGTTAATAGcatattctttttaaatgatGGCTGGCAGGAGGATCTTGTGTGAATTACTAAATATCCTTCTGTATTTTAAGGTAGTGTTAGAAACAGTGGGACAGattgtttataaatatttaaatcttgTTTAAAGAAACTAGTATCTGTAGCAACCAGttacacaaaaatgagaaacGGAAACTTTAAATTATTTGGTATATATAGAGCACATCTCTGAAATCTTTTTGGTTACGTGGAATAGACTTTGGACTGTTCCTTCTCCAGGTGGTCTCTTCATATAAATGTTTATTCTTCAGAGATACTGCATTTGCACTAGACAGTTCTTAAATAACCTTGataattttatctttatttgGTTTTAGACTTTGCACAAGAAGACTTTCTACTATTTGGAgcagctgattttaaaacacaggCTTCATCAAAACACGCTTCGCATCAAAGAAATCCATGGTAAGTGAGGTGGCTTGTTCGTCTTGAGGTAGAAGAGACTAACCTGTTTTATATTGGAAAAGTGCTTGCGTTAGTAGCTATGTACAGATAAGCAGCAGATTATTTAGCCTATGtattgtatttgaaaaaaataaaaaaccataGTACTTGAAATAGATATGTTCatcaagctttttttctttaagatggcctggatttttattattcttcaaAGCAACATGCCCAGAAGATGGTAGACTTTCTTCAGTGTACAGTTCCATCTAGGTATATCATTTATGTTTATTGCCTTGAGTActcaaaagcttttgggaaaTGTCTTTTatccttcatttttaaagaattttgtaAGTGATAGTGTCAGGAACCTGTGTTCTAGTTAAAACAGACAAAATCCCTTCTATAGAAGAAGTCCCATATTTTCCACTTAGCCATTGTAAAACTAACCCTCATGCATTTTCCtatttccttaatttttgtatttgtagtACATAGCTATATACTTTCATTGCTGTACTTTGTGCTCATTATCTCCTGTTTCAAGTAATGTCCTTCTTGCTGCCTGAAGGctctatttttatgttttatagaTCAAAATCATCCCAACGTTTGATTTCGCATGATATTCATAGTAATGTCTACAATTACAAAAGCACTTTCTCTGTGGAAATTGTTCCAATATGCAAGGTACCTTCTCTCTATTTCATCTTCAGGGTAATGTGTGAAGTGGgtagggtttggttttggtgatgGAGGCCTGATTTATTGGGTATTTGGGAGGATGGGGAGGGTCCACTCCCCACGAAGCATGGGAAGTGCAGATAGCAGCTATCTTGAGAAAGTTATTGGGTGGacaactgaaaatgcaaaggttaaaaatctatttcagaTTTCTCTAAAGGCTTGATTAAGAATTAAGGAAATATGAgtgtaaattattttctctttgtgtgCAGGACAATGTTGTATGTCTGTCACCAAAACTGGCGCAGAGTCTTGGTAACATGAGCCAGATCTGTGTGTGCATTAGAGTAACAAGTACCATCCACCTCATCGATCCTAGCACACTGCAGAGTAAGTTAGGGGTTCTTTTCTGCACTACGGCAGCATCTGATTTTTCTGCTGGCACAatggggtttttggttgtttttatgaaatcttgtatttttagaCCTTAATGTTGTAAATTTATCTGTACAATCCCTGACATAGAAATTTAATAGCAAACTAAGACACAATTCCCTAAGCTGGATTTCCGTAGTATCCTGGGCAAAATGCAGGTTCAGTTTTAAGTTCATCGATGTTCTAGGCTAAGCACTTACATTTGTCAGCTATATTCCTCTAAAATGAGATGGCATCTAGTTTTTCTCTGGATTATGATTCTAGCCACTTCGGTACCAGAAGCACTGTGCTTTGGTTGGTATTTGCTAGTAAGCTCTGCTTTAGACATGCAATAGGTGATCTGGCTGTCACAGATCAACTGCTTTTGTAGCACAAATTTGCAATATGGGTCATGTCCTAAATACTTGTGGTACAATAACAAACTTGAATAAAATGCGGTTGGCAGTTGCCTTAATTTTGGCTaatggtttcttttccttttaatttcttggTAAGAAATTCTCTCCCTTGTGATTGTCCattctggtggtttttttccagttgctgaAATTGACGGAAATACCTACTGGCGCCACCCTTTTAATAGCTTGTTCCACCCCAAACAACTAGAGGAATTCATCATTATGGATATCAACAGGGttcaagacaagaaaaaaggtGCAGGTGCAGGGGCAAGATCAAACAAGGTAAGAGTTCCTCTCTATTTGATTCAGTGTTTTGggccttcctctcccctccctcccctacTCAGCTGAACTTCTGTTTTGAATCATTCTACCTTGAAAGTCAGATGTATGCTTTTCTATGTCTTGCCATTGGCAAAAAGCTCTTCTCAGGATGATGTGgacagtgttttggtttggaaATTGCACAGGCATTATGTGAATTCcactttcagaaatgcttttctggTGAAGAGTTTAAACTCTGCTTGTTACTATCattattgaaattattttatattagcTTTGCAACTCTTCAATTATTAAATTGGTTTTGTTGAAGTAtagaagcatttatttttaatcagaacG encodes the following:
- the NMD3 gene encoding 60S ribosomal export protein NMD3, translated to MEYLTGSPAPTQGNILCCQCGVPIPPNPANMCVGCLRAQVDITEGIPKQGTLHFCKQCERYLQPPGTWIQCTLESRELLALCLKKIKASLSKVRLIDAGFIWTEPHSKRLKLKLTVQKEVINGAVLQQVFVVEYIVQSQMCEDCHRIEAKDFWKAVVQVRQKTLHKKTFYYLEQLILKHRLHQNTLRIKEIHDGLDFYYSSKQHAQKMVDFLQCTVPSRSKSSQRLISHDIHSNVYNYKSTFSVEIVPICKDNVVCLSPKLAQSLGNMSQICVCIRVTSTIHLIDPSTLQIAEIDGNTYWRHPFNSLFHPKQLEEFIIMDINRVQDKKKGAGAGARSNKHTLAEAWVQKTSELNTDHQYFCCTHLGHILNPGDLVLGFDLANCNLNDEFANKMNPHNIPDVVLIKKSYDRTKRQRRRNWKLKELERDREGMDTDDERQYQDFLEDLEEDEAIRKNVNIYRNADIPVESDTDDDGPPRISLAEMLEDLHISQDATGGEGANMMTE